From Rudanella lutea DSM 19387, a single genomic window includes:
- a CDS encoding septal ring lytic transglycosylase RlpA family protein — protein sequence MSVIMSLMMLFSTIKPTEAHSGFIQKGKASFYASKFNGRKTSSGERVDSKVYAAAHRTLPFNTMVEITNLANNRSVIVRINDRGPFSKGRIVDMTHAAAKALGFIQRGVTNVKLRVVGTNGVVALGPVSAEPTAQLLSTTEPVNRF from the coding sequence ATGAGTGTGATAATGTCCCTGATGATGCTGTTCAGCACTATCAAACCGACAGAGGCCCATTCGGGCTTCATACAGAAGGGTAAGGCTTCTTTTTACGCTTCAAAATTCAATGGACGTAAGACGTCAAGCGGAGAACGGGTAGACTCGAAAGTCTACGCAGCCGCCCACCGGACGCTACCATTCAACACCATGGTCGAGATTACCAATCTCGCTAACAACCGGTCGGTAATTGTTCGGATCAATGACCGGGGTCCATTTTCGAAAGGTCGCATCGTGGATATGACCCACGCGGCCGCCAAAGCACTTGGTTTTATCCAAAGAGGGGTAACCAATGTCAAGCTTCGGGTTGTAGGCACCAATGGTGTGGTTGCTCTCGGCCCGGTTTCAGCGGAACCAACGGCGCAACTTCTGTCGACTACAGAACCCGTTAACCGCTTCTAA
- a CDS encoding DUF58 domain-containing protein — MKQQLNLAQIREYGNVEFLARQMVEGFITGLHKSPFHGFSVEFAEHRLYNTGETTRHIDWKVFGKTEKLFVKRYEEETNLRCHLLIDTSSSMYYPEKNFGKLTFSVMAAGCLAYLLQRQKDAVSLTTFADAIDVQTPVKSTPSHVHKLFGHLSDLMQQPKTTRKTSAAEVIHQIAEKINKRSLVVIFSDMFENADKADALFSALQHLRHNLHEVLLFHVTDKKTEEDFAFDERPYEFIDLETGERVKLQPGQIRDSYQEAVRAYFQELKLRCGQYKIDFIEADIARGFDQILSSYLVKRTKMK; from the coding sequence ATGAAGCAGCAACTCAACTTAGCCCAGATCCGGGAATACGGTAACGTCGAATTTTTGGCCCGCCAGATGGTCGAAGGCTTCATCACGGGGTTGCACAAATCGCCCTTTCACGGCTTTTCGGTTGAGTTTGCCGAGCACCGGCTCTACAATACCGGCGAAACCACCCGGCATATCGACTGGAAAGTGTTTGGCAAAACCGAAAAGCTGTTTGTAAAACGGTACGAGGAAGAAACCAACCTGCGCTGCCACTTACTGATCGATACGTCGTCGTCGATGTATTACCCCGAAAAAAACTTCGGTAAACTCACCTTCAGCGTGATGGCCGCCGGGTGTTTGGCCTACCTGCTCCAACGCCAGAAAGACGCCGTGAGCCTGACCACCTTTGCCGATGCAATTGATGTACAGACGCCCGTAAAATCGACGCCCTCACACGTGCACAAGCTGTTTGGGCACCTGAGCGACCTGATGCAGCAGCCCAAAACCACCCGGAAAACATCGGCCGCCGAAGTGATTCATCAGATTGCCGAGAAAATCAACAAGCGTTCGCTGGTGGTTATTTTCAGTGATATGTTTGAGAATGCCGACAAGGCCGATGCGCTGTTCTCGGCCCTTCAGCATTTGCGGCATAACCTGCACGAGGTGTTGCTTTTCCACGTGACCGACAAGAAAACCGAAGAGGATTTTGCCTTTGATGAGCGCCCCTACGAGTTTATTGACCTCGAAACGGGTGAGCGGGTAAAGCTGCAACCCGGTCAGATTCGGGATTCGTATCAAGAGGCCGTGCGGGCGTATTTTCAGGAACTGAAGCTGCGTTGCGGGCAGTACAAAATTGACTTTATCGAGGCCGATATTGCCCGGGGATTTGATCAGATTCTGAGCTCGTACTTAGTGAAACGGACGAAGATGAAATAA
- a CDS encoding DUF4369 domain-containing protein: MKKLFCMALLAVLSATALLAQTTNKPYRISGQIKGLRDTSVVLAHWYRSGTQYIPKDTAKINAQGQFVFEGDKALPQGLYLVLTPKQRYMEFILDDQQTFSFATDTTNFIRSMKVTGSRENEKFYEYQQALATLYEEVQAIEVQKKLRNDAVSAALFQKQQNELAQKANQIRLDFVQNNKGLFATKLLEASAEPNVPAPPKAANGRPDSLWTFNYYKAHYWDGFDLADDRFLLTPVYQRKLERYMKELTVQQTDSITKEADFLIRKTKPGSDMHLYTIYWITSQYERPTVLGTDGVFIHMAEKYYLSGVMPMSDSTALANVREKVNTLKPLLIGKPFPTLSVSDTLRRPINFASLKSDYLIVFFYDPECGHCRTAAPLLKKYTDANKGKGIDVLAVPVSNSPESWKKFINEFKLQNWIHGYDFTFRTDFRHRYDVFTTPQVYVLDKSRTIIGRGIPAEQAGDFLDFYKRQLATKAAPATVNKQAKPAAKGK; the protein is encoded by the coding sequence ATGAAAAAACTGTTCTGCATGGCCTTGCTCGCCGTTCTGTCGGCAACCGCCCTGCTGGCTCAAACCACCAACAAACCGTACCGGATCAGCGGGCAGATCAAAGGTCTGCGCGACACTTCGGTTGTACTGGCCCATTGGTACCGTTCGGGCACACAATATATCCCGAAAGATACCGCCAAAATAAACGCTCAGGGGCAATTCGTTTTCGAAGGCGATAAGGCGCTGCCGCAGGGCTTATATCTGGTCTTGACGCCCAAACAGCGATACATGGAGTTTATCCTCGACGATCAGCAGACGTTCTCATTCGCGACCGATACCACCAATTTCATCCGGTCGATGAAGGTGACGGGCTCCCGCGAAAATGAGAAGTTTTACGAGTACCAACAGGCGTTGGCCACCTTGTACGAGGAAGTACAGGCCATTGAGGTGCAGAAAAAACTACGGAACGATGCCGTGTCGGCCGCTCTGTTTCAGAAGCAACAGAACGAGCTGGCCCAAAAAGCGAATCAGATTCGGCTCGATTTTGTGCAGAACAACAAAGGCCTGTTTGCCACCAAGCTGCTCGAAGCCTCGGCCGAACCGAATGTACCCGCGCCCCCTAAAGCCGCCAACGGCCGCCCCGACTCGCTCTGGACATTCAATTATTACAAAGCCCACTACTGGGACGGGTTCGACCTCGCTGACGACCGGTTTTTGCTCACCCCTGTTTACCAGCGTAAGCTCGAACGGTACATGAAAGAGCTGACGGTGCAGCAAACCGACTCGATCACGAAAGAGGCCGATTTCCTGATTCGGAAAACCAAGCCCGGCAGTGATATGCACCTGTACACCATTTACTGGATCACGAGCCAGTATGAGCGGCCCACCGTGCTGGGTACTGATGGGGTGTTTATTCACATGGCCGAGAAATACTACCTCTCGGGTGTGATGCCGATGTCAGACTCGACTGCCCTGGCCAACGTACGCGAAAAAGTAAACACGCTGAAGCCGCTGCTGATTGGCAAACCGTTTCCGACCCTGTCGGTGAGCGACACCCTCCGGCGCCCCATCAACTTTGCGTCCCTAAAGAGCGATTACCTGATTGTGTTTTTCTACGATCCCGAGTGCGGTCATTGTCGCACAGCGGCTCCTCTACTGAAAAAATACACCGACGCCAACAAAGGCAAAGGCATTGATGTACTGGCGGTACCCGTAAGCAACAGCCCCGAAAGCTGGAAAAAGTTTATCAACGAGTTTAAGCTCCAAAACTGGATTCACGGCTACGACTTCACGTTCCGCACCGACTTCCGGCACCGGTACGATGTGTTCACCACGCCACAGGTCTACGTGCTCGACAAAAGCCGCACGATTATCGGGCGGGGCATACCCGCTGAGCAGGCGGGCGACTTCCTTGATTTTTACAAGCGTCAGCTGGCCACCAAAGCCGCACCGGCTACTGTGAACAAACAAGCGAAGCCAGCCGCGAAAGGGAAATAG
- a CDS encoding YdcF family protein, translated as MFYFLSKTLFYLLTPAGWVFLALLGTVFIRQPRLKRQFALAALVLFWLFGNSQLVNEGLRIWEIPPAKLMPNPADSAPRVAVLLTGGMINTLYEPQPLRPVFSHEADRAQQVLWLYQTGRVQKIIISGGIGTLPFTTPGAVDEGQMVSQFLQRAGVPQADILLENQSRNTYENAFYSARLLRGQFRITDCVVVTSAWHMRRAVGCFQKQGLRVTPWSAGQLTERPSRAWGAYLLPAEKAFYEMQLLSRELVGYVMYRIAGYL; from the coding sequence ATGTTCTATTTTTTGTCGAAAACCCTGTTCTATTTGCTTACCCCAGCGGGCTGGGTGTTTCTGGCCCTGCTGGGCACAGTATTTATACGCCAGCCGCGCCTGAAACGCCAATTTGCCCTGGCGGCCCTCGTTTTGTTCTGGCTGTTTGGCAATAGTCAGCTGGTCAACGAAGGCCTCCGTATCTGGGAGATTCCCCCAGCCAAATTAATGCCAAATCCCGCCGATTCGGCCCCGCGGGTGGCGGTTTTGCTCACGGGTGGCATGATTAATACCCTGTACGAGCCCCAGCCACTCCGGCCGGTGTTCTCGCACGAGGCCGATCGCGCCCAGCAGGTTCTCTGGTTATATCAGACCGGCCGGGTACAGAAAATCATTATCAGCGGGGGGATTGGTACGCTGCCGTTTACAACGCCGGGGGCCGTTGACGAAGGCCAAATGGTGAGTCAGTTTCTGCAACGGGCGGGCGTACCTCAGGCCGACATCCTGCTGGAGAACCAATCGAGAAATACGTATGAAAATGCTTTCTACTCGGCGCGGCTGCTACGGGGGCAGTTTCGCATAACCGACTGTGTGGTGGTTACCTCGGCCTGGCACATGCGCCGGGCGGTGGGTTGTTTTCAGAAGCAGGGCTTGCGGGTCACGCCCTGGTCGGCGGGGCAGCTGACCGAACGCCCGTCGCGTGCATGGGGTGCGTACCTGCTCCCGGCCGAAAAAGCGTTTTACGAAATGCAATTGCTCTCCCGTGAGCTGGTTGGCTATGTCATGTACCGGATTGCGGGGTACCTGTAA
- the pfkA gene encoding 6-phosphofructokinase, which produces MKRIAVFTSGGDAPGMNACIRAVVRGAVYHGVEVFGVRRGYNGMINGDIFQMTSHSVSNIVQRGGTILKSARSKEFMTPEGRKKAYDQLQKFGIEGLVAIGGNGTFTGATIFYDEYGIPTVGAPGTIDNDLYGTDHTIGFDTAVNTALEAIDKIRDTADSHDRIFFIEVMGRDSGYIAIQSGIAGGAEMVMVPEVLTPIPEVVEVLKQGWSRQKSSSIIVVAEGEEEGNAVEVAEKIRKQVETDIDMRVTTLGHIQRGGIPTAYDRILASRLGLGALEGLMNGQKNVMAGIINNELVYTPFRDTIRLPKPISEDLLRMVKILSV; this is translated from the coding sequence ATGAAACGAATCGCTGTATTTACCTCGGGTGGTGACGCTCCGGGTATGAACGCCTGTATCCGAGCGGTAGTTCGGGGGGCGGTGTACCACGGAGTCGAGGTGTTTGGTGTCCGCCGGGGGTACAACGGCATGATAAATGGCGATATATTTCAGATGACCTCCCACTCGGTAAGCAATATTGTGCAACGCGGGGGAACCATTCTGAAGTCGGCCCGGAGTAAGGAGTTTATGACGCCCGAAGGCCGCAAAAAAGCGTACGATCAGCTCCAGAAGTTTGGTATCGAAGGTCTGGTGGCCATTGGCGGAAACGGTACGTTTACCGGAGCCACTATCTTTTACGATGAATACGGAATCCCGACGGTAGGGGCTCCCGGAACCATCGACAACGACCTGTACGGTACCGATCATACCATCGGTTTCGATACGGCGGTTAATACGGCTCTCGAAGCCATCGACAAAATCCGCGACACGGCCGACTCGCACGACCGAATCTTTTTCATCGAGGTGATGGGGCGCGACTCGGGCTACATCGCTATTCAGTCGGGGATTGCGGGCGGGGCCGAAATGGTCATGGTACCCGAGGTATTGACCCCGATCCCGGAGGTTGTAGAGGTGCTCAAGCAGGGTTGGAGCCGGCAAAAATCGTCGTCGATTATTGTGGTTGCCGAAGGCGAAGAAGAAGGTAATGCCGTGGAGGTAGCCGAAAAAATCCGGAAGCAGGTCGAAACGGATATTGATATGCGTGTGACTACGCTCGGGCACATTCAACGGGGCGGAATCCCGACGGCTTACGACCGTATTCTGGCCAGCCGCCTGGGCCTTGGTGCGCTGGAAGGCCTCATGAACGGCCAGAAAAACGTAATGGCCGGGATTATCAACAACGAGCTGGTGTACACACCATTCCGTGATACCATCCGGCTACCGAAGCCCATCAGCGAAGACCTTCTCCGGATGGTTAAGATCCTGTCGGTATAA
- a CDS encoding glycosyltransferase has translation MPLTIINRHYPPNPGITGESAWDLARYLIDQHGIEVVVVHIDRTYDGGGAIRQPVGETHAVQTIYQGKNGLLRLLAGFLDGFSLIRKALRVGRGPLLVMTSPPMLPFWASLLLRKTPYWLWSMDLFPEGFAAEGKVSPTNALYRWVIRQTYRRAPQRLIALGPRQAAHVLAKYGQTIPTIQLPCGVLMHQERDPAPPAWRTPNDGLIYLGYAGNVGQAHSAAFLQSVIRHLDPTRFRLVLALYGTKAEQVWAVADGREGVIRVPNIPRSQLHFLDVQLVSLLPEWTHIAVPSKAVSAIGSGSPILFYGDPDSDSYVLLQEATFLIDARQDIDQGVKAFLSEVTADQLSERKQAAQQVALRLQQMVRDAYAAIASLAG, from the coding sequence ATGCCGCTTACCATTATCAACCGCCATTACCCGCCCAACCCCGGCATTACCGGCGAATCGGCCTGGGACCTAGCCCGTTACCTGATCGACCAACACGGCATTGAGGTAGTGGTGGTGCATATCGACCGGACGTACGATGGCGGGGGAGCCATTCGGCAACCGGTGGGCGAAACCCATGCCGTACAAACCATCTATCAGGGTAAAAATGGGCTTCTCCGGTTGCTGGCGGGTTTTCTCGACGGTTTCTCTCTAATCCGCAAAGCCCTCCGGGTAGGCCGTGGACCACTCCTCGTAATGACCAGCCCGCCCATGTTACCTTTCTGGGCGTCGCTGCTGTTGCGCAAAACACCCTACTGGCTCTGGTCAATGGATTTGTTTCCGGAGGGTTTCGCGGCAGAGGGCAAAGTGAGCCCCACCAATGCCTTGTACCGCTGGGTGATCCGCCAAACTTACCGGCGCGCCCCACAACGGCTTATCGCATTGGGACCACGGCAGGCAGCTCATGTATTAGCTAAGTATGGTCAGACAATTCCAACCATTCAGCTGCCCTGCGGAGTTCTCATGCATCAGGAGCGCGACCCCGCGCCCCCGGCCTGGCGCACGCCCAACGACGGGCTTATTTACCTCGGCTACGCGGGCAACGTGGGACAGGCTCACTCGGCCGCTTTTTTGCAGAGTGTAATCCGGCACCTCGACCCTACCCGCTTCAGGCTGGTACTGGCTTTATACGGTACTAAAGCCGAGCAGGTTTGGGCCGTGGCCGACGGGCGCGAGGGCGTCATCCGGGTGCCCAACATTCCCCGGAGTCAGCTTCATTTTCTGGATGTGCAGTTGGTGAGTCTACTACCCGAGTGGACGCATATTGCCGTACCCTCCAAAGCCGTCAGTGCCATTGGATCGGGCTCCCCCATTTTGTTCTATGGCGACCCAGATAGCGATAGTTATGTACTTTTGCAGGAGGCCACGTTTCTGATTGATGCCCGGCAGGACATCGACCAGGGCGTAAAAGCCTTTCTGTCAGAAGTTACCGCAGATCAGCTCAGCGAGCGAAAACAGGCCGCCCAACAGGTAGCCCTTCGTTTACAGCAAATGGTGCGCGATGCATACGCTGCTATAGCCTCGCTGGCTGGCTGA
- a CDS encoding glycosyltransferase family 4 protein: protein MKVTLLSTYHLNGGAGVAATRLHRALRKAGGQSTLLVERESTPEPGVVGLAESALQKQWATARFALDRLSFVPYEKNKSVRFHFSPATIGANLSGHPAVKEADVLHLHWTNFGFLSLTGLRKLVRSGKPVVWTLHDMWAFTGGCHYARGCTHFRHACGQCPYLRQPIPHDLSNRVFEQKLDILREANRLHIVTPSRWLAQEALSSKLLGRFPITTIPNTLDQGVFRPIEKAEAGRQLGLPDTGRPRLLFGSFNTTDPRKGFRYFADALHRLHTHWPTLQPEILVFGKGATHDANALPYPIRQLGVLTNEADIVAAYNAADALVVPSLEDNLPNTVVESMACGTPVVGFRTGGIPELIEHTQTGYLSTVGSAAELADGLAFVLNHPNPTTMRQQARQFAQRQLAEDVVAQAHLRLYQTLLHS, encoded by the coding sequence TTGAAGGTCACTCTCCTCAGTACGTATCACCTCAATGGCGGGGCTGGCGTGGCCGCTACCCGCCTTCACCGGGCTTTACGAAAAGCGGGGGGCCAAAGCACCTTGCTCGTCGAGCGGGAGAGTACGCCCGAGCCCGGCGTGGTTGGTCTGGCCGAGAGTGCCCTGCAAAAGCAATGGGCCACCGCCCGGTTTGCCCTCGACCGGCTGTCGTTTGTGCCGTACGAGAAAAACAAGTCGGTACGGTTTCACTTTTCGCCCGCTACCATTGGGGCCAACCTGAGTGGGCACCCAGCAGTGAAGGAGGCCGATGTACTGCATCTGCACTGGACTAACTTTGGCTTTTTGTCGCTGACGGGCCTGCGGAAACTGGTTCGATCCGGCAAACCGGTTGTCTGGACCCTGCACGACATGTGGGCGTTTACGGGCGGGTGTCATTATGCGCGTGGCTGCACCCACTTCCGCCATGCGTGCGGGCAGTGCCCCTACCTGCGCCAACCCATCCCCCACGACCTCTCGAACCGCGTATTTGAGCAGAAATTGGACATTCTACGCGAGGCAAACCGGCTGCATATTGTTACGCCGAGCCGGTGGCTGGCGCAGGAAGCCCTCAGCAGCAAGCTTTTGGGCCGTTTTCCAATCACCACCATTCCGAACACCCTCGATCAGGGCGTCTTTCGGCCAATCGAAAAAGCGGAAGCTGGCCGCCAATTGGGCCTGCCCGACACCGGGCGGCCCCGATTGCTGTTTGGCAGTTTCAACACGACCGACCCACGCAAAGGCTTTCGGTATTTTGCCGATGCCCTGCACCGGCTGCATACCCATTGGCCGACGCTACAGCCCGAAATTCTGGTCTTTGGCAAAGGGGCCACCCATGATGCCAACGCCCTGCCCTACCCGATCCGGCAGTTGGGTGTCCTAACCAATGAGGCCGACATTGTAGCCGCTTACAACGCGGCCGACGCTCTGGTGGTACCCTCACTCGAAGACAACCTGCCCAATACCGTTGTGGAGTCGATGGCCTGCGGTACCCCGGTGGTGGGTTTCCGAACGGGAGGTATCCCCGAACTGATTGAGCACACCCAAACCGGCTACCTGAGCACCGTGGGTTCAGCCGCCGAACTGGCCGACGGGCTGGCTTTTGTCCTGAACCACCCGAACCCAACCACAATGCGGCAACAGGCCCGGCAGTTTGCCCAGCGCCAGTTAGCCGAGGACGTGGTGGCTCAGGCGCACCTTCGCTTGTACCAAACACTGCTTCACTCCTGA
- a CDS encoding FkbM family methyltransferase, whose product MRLLRFLFKDLFRSLQTASGRQFLWLMLRYADRPRNKPFRAQVGPFRFRVIDGLSFAWQYKEIFTDEFYRFSTTESTPVIYDCGANIGMSLAYFRQHYPAARMVAFEADPTIGQVLADNLTVNGIQNVELINKAVWINDAGVDFSSAEADAGSIYSTGQRQRVPSVRLREYLLREPRIDMLKMDIEGAEADVLADCRDVLNNVRNMFIEYHSYVGHPQALGGILQMLETAGFRYYVDTNQHRVRPFLNRRYNGNDVMDLQLNVFAYRE is encoded by the coding sequence ATGCGACTGCTTCGATTTTTATTTAAAGACCTTTTCCGGTCACTACAAACAGCCAGCGGGCGGCAATTTCTGTGGCTTATGCTCCGCTACGCCGACCGGCCACGTAATAAGCCGTTTCGGGCGCAGGTGGGGCCGTTTCGGTTTCGGGTGATCGACGGGCTGTCGTTTGCCTGGCAGTACAAGGAGATTTTCACCGACGAATTTTATCGGTTCAGCACCACAGAGTCTACCCCAGTGATTTACGACTGCGGAGCCAACATTGGTATGAGTCTGGCTTATTTTCGGCAGCACTACCCGGCCGCCCGCATGGTTGCGTTTGAGGCCGACCCTACTATCGGGCAGGTATTGGCCGACAATCTGACCGTCAACGGAATTCAGAATGTCGAACTTATCAACAAAGCCGTGTGGATAAACGATGCTGGTGTGGATTTCAGCTCGGCCGAAGCCGATGCCGGGTCTATTTACAGTACTGGTCAACGCCAACGGGTGCCCTCGGTGCGACTTCGGGAGTATTTACTCCGCGAACCCCGGATCGATATGCTCAAAATGGACATTGAAGGAGCCGAAGCCGATGTGCTGGCCGACTGCCGCGATGTGCTCAACAACGTTCGGAATATGTTTATCGAGTACCACTCGTACGTGGGCCACCCGCAGGCACTCGGCGGCATTTTACAGATGCTCGAAACGGCTGGCTTCCGGTACTACGTCGACACCAATCAGCACCGGGTTCGGCCATTTCTGAACCGGCGTTACAACGGCAACGACGTCATGGATTTGCAACTCAACGTATTTGCCTACCGTGAATAG
- a CDS encoding oligosaccharide flippase family protein, which yields MGIIKRQTIASSVFSYAGIGVGFITQGLLFPKLLSTDQVGLIGLLLSYSVVLAQFANLGLNGAGGRYFPYFRDPERHHNGYLLLSVLTTFVGVLLCSALLTALRPWVVERNIEKSALFVDYYYWLIPLTLFTVAFNVFDNYAKLLYDTVPGTLYQHFISRLLVLASIVAYGLDWLTFGQFMVCWMGAFLAPAVLMGIRVARKHGLYLRFNSLTVRPDLRRSIMRYAGLSLLTALSSNIILTIDKVMINDASGLDDTGIYTIASYFGTVIGLPALALYKVAGTIIADAWKRNDPAHIADVYERSCLNQLIAGCLVFVGIAANLPNVFQWLPAGYEAGYYVVLWIGLGKLIDMATGLNGTILATSRYYAYDSAFFIGLIFITIGVNAWLIPKYGINGAAMGAAFVTALFNFVRTVFVWVKFGMQPFSWRNGAVLGVGALVWWLAVQYPYGTGTVRVLTDVALRSALITLVFGGLILVLKLSPDLNQTVAGLRKRMNR from the coding sequence ATGGGCATCATCAAACGCCAGACCATTGCCAGTTCGGTGTTTTCGTACGCTGGAATTGGCGTTGGTTTTATTACACAGGGGCTACTGTTTCCCAAGCTGCTGAGTACCGATCAGGTAGGCCTGATTGGGCTGTTGCTATCCTATTCGGTTGTGCTGGCGCAGTTTGCCAATCTTGGTCTCAACGGGGCCGGTGGCCGGTATTTCCCGTACTTCCGTGACCCGGAGCGGCACCACAACGGCTACCTCTTGCTAAGCGTGCTAACTACGTTTGTGGGCGTACTGCTCTGCTCGGCCCTGCTCACGGCCCTGCGCCCGTGGGTGGTTGAACGAAACATCGAAAAATCAGCCCTGTTTGTCGACTATTATTACTGGCTCATCCCGCTCACCCTGTTTACGGTCGCCTTCAATGTATTCGACAACTACGCCAAGCTGCTGTACGACACCGTTCCGGGCACGCTGTACCAGCACTTCATCAGCCGGTTGCTGGTGCTGGCTTCGATTGTAGCTTATGGTTTGGATTGGCTCACCTTCGGGCAATTTATGGTGTGCTGGATGGGGGCTTTTCTGGCACCAGCGGTGCTTATGGGCATCCGGGTGGCCCGAAAACACGGCCTCTATCTCCGGTTCAATTCGCTCACGGTACGTCCCGACCTACGCCGGTCTATTATGCGGTACGCAGGGCTATCGTTGCTGACCGCTTTGTCGTCCAACATTATTCTGACCATCGACAAGGTCATGATCAACGATGCCTCCGGGCTCGACGATACGGGTATCTACACCATTGCGTCGTACTTCGGTACCGTGATTGGCCTGCCTGCACTGGCTCTTTACAAAGTGGCGGGCACCATCATTGCCGATGCCTGGAAACGCAACGACCCTGCCCATATTGCCGACGTGTATGAGCGCAGTTGCCTTAACCAGCTCATTGCGGGATGTCTGGTGTTTGTCGGGATCGCGGCCAACCTGCCCAACGTGTTTCAGTGGCTCCCGGCAGGCTATGAAGCTGGCTATTACGTAGTGCTCTGGATCGGTCTGGGCAAACTCATTGATATGGCTACGGGCCTCAACGGCACCATTCTGGCCACCTCCCGCTATTATGCCTACGACTCGGCCTTTTTCATCGGGCTTATTTTTATCACCATTGGGGTCAATGCGTGGCTTATTCCGAAGTACGGTATCAACGGAGCCGCCATGGGTGCCGCTTTTGTAACAGCCTTGTTTAATTTTGTACGAACGGTGTTCGTCTGGGTGAAATTTGGTATGCAGCCATTCAGCTGGCGCAACGGGGCCGTTTTAGGGGTGGGCGCGCTGGTCTGGTGGCTGGCGGTACAGTACCCTTACGGCACAGGTACCGTCCGGGTACTGACCGACGTAGCACTGCGGTCGGCCCTGATTACGCTTGTGTTTGGTGGCCTGATACTCGTTCTGAAACTCTCACCCGACCTCAATCAGACCGTTGCCGGGCTGCGAAAACGAATGAACCGGTAA
- the pseI gene encoding pseudaminic acid synthase, with amino-acid sequence MFQPIQVAQYTISPDHRPFVIAEMSGNHNQSLERALEIVDAVADTGAQALKLQTYTPDTITFNGSSEEFYIRDNNSLWADKNLYKLYKEAYTPWEWHKPIFEHARKRGMIAFSSPFDTTAVDFLESLDVPLYKIASFENTDHILLKKVAQTGKPVIMSTGVASVADLEESVRVLRQNGCRDLVLLKCTSTYPASPESTNLLTIPHLRDLFDVPVGLSDHTMGIGAAIAAVALGAVVLEKHVTLRRADGGVDSAFSLEPDELKSLVVETERAFLAMGRVNYTLSPKEQNSLQFKRSLYVVQDMKAGEPFTPANVRSIRPANGLHTRYYEQVLGQTASRDIQAGTALSWELLKSDRVNE; translated from the coding sequence ATGTTTCAACCCATTCAGGTTGCCCAATATACCATTAGCCCGGACCACCGACCGTTTGTGATTGCCGAGATGTCGGGAAATCACAATCAGTCGCTGGAGCGGGCCCTCGAAATTGTCGATGCCGTGGCCGATACGGGTGCGCAGGCTCTTAAATTACAGACCTACACGCCCGATACGATTACCTTCAACGGGTCGTCGGAGGAGTTTTATATCCGCGATAACAACTCGCTCTGGGCCGATAAAAACCTGTACAAGCTCTACAAAGAGGCTTACACGCCCTGGGAATGGCATAAACCCATTTTCGAGCACGCCCGTAAGCGAGGTATGATTGCGTTCAGCTCGCCGTTTGATACCACCGCTGTCGATTTTCTGGAGTCGCTGGATGTACCCTTGTACAAAATTGCATCGTTCGAAAACACCGACCATATCCTCCTCAAAAAGGTCGCCCAAACCGGCAAACCCGTGATTATGAGTACGGGCGTAGCCTCCGTGGCCGACCTGGAAGAATCCGTGCGGGTGCTGCGCCAAAACGGGTGCCGCGATCTGGTATTGCTTAAGTGTACGAGTACGTATCCGGCCTCGCCCGAAAGCACCAATCTGCTCACGATCCCGCACCTGCGCGACTTGTTCGATGTACCCGTGGGCCTTTCCGACCATACTATGGGCATCGGGGCAGCTATTGCCGCCGTAGCGTTGGGGGCGGTTGTTCTCGAAAAGCACGTAACCCTGCGCCGGGCCGACGGCGGTGTTGATTCAGCGTTTTCGCTCGAACCCGACGAACTGAAGAGCCTGGTTGTTGAAACCGAGCGGGCGTTTCTGGCCATGGGGCGGGTCAATTATACCCTCAGCCCGAAAGAGCAAAACAGCCTTCAGTTCAAACGTTCGCTGTACGTCGTGCAGGATATGAAAGCTGGTGAGCCATTTACGCCCGCCAATGTGCGGAGCATTCGGCCCGCCAACGGCCTGCACACCCGCTACTACGAGCAAGTGCTGGGGCAAACCGCCAGTAGGGATATTCAGGCCGGCACGGCGCTGAGCTGGGAGCTTTTGAAAAGCGACAGAGTGAATGAGTGA